Proteins from a genomic interval of Eschrichtius robustus isolate mEscRob2 chromosome 9, mEscRob2.pri, whole genome shotgun sequence:
- the IFNGR1 gene encoding interferon gamma receptor 1 gives MALFLFLVLIVQAGSWAEMGAADQKLSSVPTPTNLRIEAYNLNTVLFWDYPIMPRSPVFTVQVMTYRDGQWIDACNTSHHSCNIFSIIDDPSSPLWARVKARLGQEESVYAQSREFILCKEGKIGPPKLGIRKKEDQIIVDIFHPLITVNENEPEAIYDDENTCYTFTYNVFVRINGSETTDKMYIKKEDDCNETQCFLSIPVSSLNSEYCVSAEGVSEMWAVTTEKSEELCITVFDNNSTGDPVWIPIVAALLLFLVLALVAVCCLVKKMNPFKRENIMLPKSLLSVVKSASSETKSESKYISPITYQPIAIENEQLSPGTISSVCTEDNPGKAEHGEDLSSETEVVITEEDISDLAPGSSLTPVKGENSIHASSNQSETCSITLNAYHSRNGSDSGLVVSDNCPDSEFPPSNKTEIKTEGQESITLRNTTTSFGYDKPHVLVDLLVDEGGKESLIGYRPTADSKEFS, from the exons AtggctctcttccttttcctcgtCCTTATCGTGCAGGCCGGAAGCTGGGCTGAGATGGGCGCCGCGGATCAGAAGCTGTCCTCGG TGCCGACACCAACCAATCTTAGAATTGAGGCCTATAACTTGAATACTGTTCTATTTTGGGATTACCCAATTATGCCGCGGAGCCCTGTGTTTACCGTACAGGTGATGACCTATAG GGACGGGCAGTGGATTGATGCCTGCAATACCTCCCACCATTCTTGTAATATCTTTTCCATAATTGATGATCCTTCAAGCCCTCTCTGGGCTAGAGTTAAAGCTAGGCTTGGACAAGAGGAGTCAGTCTATGCACAGTCAAGAGAGTTTATTTTATGCAAAGAAG GGAAAATTGGACCACCTAAACTGGGTATCAGAAAGAAGGAAGACCAAATCATTGTTGATATATTTCACCCTTTAATTACGGTAAATGAAAACGAACCAGAAGCCATATATGATGATGAAAATACTTGTTATACATTCACGTACAATGTGTTTGTGAGAATAAATGGAAGTGAG acCACAGATAAAATGTACATAAAGAAAGAAGATGATTGTAACGAGACTCAGTGCTTCTTAAGTATTCCTGTGTCCTCGCTGAACTCTGAGTACTGTGTTTCCGCAGAAGGAGTCTCAGAAATGTGGGCTGTTACAACTGAGAAGTCGGAAGAACTTTGTATTACCGTTTTTGATAATAACAGCACAGGAG atcCTGTTTGGATTCCAATTGTTGCTGCTTTACTACTCTTTCTAGTACTTGCCCTGGTAGCTGTATGTTGTCTCGTTAAGAAGATGAATCCATTTAAGAGAGAAAACATCATGTTACCCAAATCCTtg CTGTCTGTGGTAAAAAGTGCCTCTTCAGAGACAAAATCTGAATCAAAATATATATCGCCCATCACCTACCAACCAATTGCCATAGAAAATGAGCAGCTCTCTCCGGGGACAATTTCAAGCGTCTGTACTGAGGACAATCCAGGAAAAGCAGAACATGGAGAAGATCTTTCTAGTGAAACAGAAGTGGTGATCACTGAAGAAGATATTTCGGACTTGGCCCCTGGCAGCTCTCTGACCCCAGTAAAGGGAGAAAATTCTATCCATGCAAGCAGTAACCAGTCTGAAACCTGCAGCATCACTTTAAATGCGTACCACTCCAGAAATGGTTCTGATAGTGGCCTTGTGGTATCGGACAACTGCCCTGACTCAGAATTTCCCCCAAgtaataaaactgaaataaagaCAGAAGGACAAGAGTCCATAACGCTGAGAAACACTACCACCTCCTTTGGTTATGACAAACCCCATGTGTTAGTGGATCTGCTTGTAGATGAAGGTGGTAAAGAGTCCTTGATTGGTTATAGACCTACAGCAGATTCCAAAGAGTTTTCGTAA
- the IL22RA2 gene encoding interleukin-22 receptor subunit alpha-2: MTPKYCFLGFLICVLLPRVVETQPAHESLKPQRVHFQSQNFHNILHWQPGWACPGNSSIYFVQYKTYGQRQWKNKEDCWGIREFFCDLTNETSDIWEPYYGRVRTTLAGVHSSWTMTQRFSPWWETKLDPPVMNITQVNGSLLVNLHAPNLPYRDQKRKNVSMEYYGLVYRVFVINNSLEKEQKVYEGAHRVVEIEALTPHTGYCIVAEMYQPTLDRRSQRSQQRCVESP, encoded by the exons ATGACACCTAAATATTGCTTTCTAGGCTTCCTCATCTGTGTCCTCCTGCCTCGTGTGGTAG aaaCTCAGCCAGCCCACGAGTCTCTGAAACCTCAACGAGTACATTTTCAGTCCCAAAATTTTCACAACATTTTGCACTGGCAGCCTGGGTGGGCTTGTCCCGGCAACAGCAGTATCTATTTTGTGCAGTATAAAAC GTATGGACAGAgacaatggaaaaataaagaggacTGCTGGGGTATTCGAGAGTTCTTCTGTGACCTTACCAATGAAACGTCAGACATATGGGAACCTTACTACGGGAGAGTGAGGACGACCCTGGCTGGGGTCCACTCAAGCTGGACCATGACACAGCGGTTCTCTCCCTGGTGGGAAA CAAAACTAGATCCTCCAGTCATGAATATAACCCAAGTTAATGGATCTTTGTTGGTGAATCTCCATGCTCCCAACTTACCATAtagagaccaaaaaagaaaaaatgtatcaaTGGAATACTATGGGCTAGTATACCGAGTCTTTGTAATTAACAATTCACTGGAAAAG GAGCAAAAGGTATATGAAGGAGCTCACAGAGTTGTTGAAATTGAAGCTCtaacacctcacactggttactGTATAGTGGCTGAAATGTATCAGCCCACATTAGACAGAAGAAGTCAGAGAAGCCAACAGAGATGTGTGGAAAGTCCTTGA